In Methylocystis echinoides, one genomic interval encodes:
- a CDS encoding nucleotidyltransferase family protein, with product MSVTSWISVVLLAAGRGSRFGGASNKLLADFDGRPLVRRAAEAALASRARDTIVVTGHGRPEIEAALAGLPLSFAHNPDFASGLASSLRKGLAAAAAADAVIVLLADMPGVSSGLIDGLIFAFEKAPEAPAIVPVQGGRRGNPALLAKSLFPRLMALEGDEGAKRLLSELDGVIELPVDEDVLNDVDVPSDLDRLRGQIRRS from the coding sequence ATGAGCGTGACGTCGTGGATCAGCGTCGTTCTGCTCGCGGCCGGGCGTGGTTCTCGTTTCGGCGGGGCGAGCAACAAGCTGCTCGCCGATTTCGATGGGCGGCCGCTCGTCAGGCGCGCGGCCGAGGCGGCGCTCGCTTCGCGGGCCCGCGACACGATCGTCGTGACGGGCCATGGCCGGCCGGAGATCGAGGCGGCGCTCGCGGGGCTCCCGCTGTCCTTTGCGCATAACCCCGACTTCGCTAGCGGCCTCGCCTCTTCATTGCGCAAGGGTCTTGCCGCGGCCGCCGCTGCGGACGCCGTCATCGTGCTGCTCGCGGATATGCCGGGCGTTTCGTCGGGGCTGATCGACGGGCTGATTTTTGCCTTCGAGAAAGCGCCCGAGGCCCCAGCGATCGTTCCGGTGCAGGGCGGCCGCCGCGGCAATCCGGCTTTGCTCGCCAAGAGCCTGTTCCCGCGCCTGATGGCGCTCGAAGGCGACGAAGGCGCCAAGCGCCTGCTGAGCGAGCTGGACGGCGTGATCGAACTCCCAGTGGACGAGGACGTCTTGAATGACGTCGACGTCCCAAGCGATCTCGACCGTCTCCGCGGCCAGATCAGGCGAAGCTGA
- a CDS encoding molybdopterin cofactor-binding domain-containing protein has protein sequence MSNAFPMNRRNFVVGGAALGGGLSLGLAEPLRADAAEAPEINAWIVVKPDDTVVIRIARAEMGQGTLTGLAQLVAEELDCDWSKVTTEFPTPGQSAARGRVWGDFVTGGSMGVRASQDYMRKGGAAARHMLIQAAADAWKVPAAECSVDKGVIVHAASGRSTTYGKVAEAAAKLAPPADVPLKDPRDWKIAGKAMKRLDTLDKTTGKTIYGIDVKLPGMLNAAIKACPVFGGTLKSFDENKIAGFKGIKKVLRVGDNAVAVVADSWWRAKTALDALPMVWDEGANAKTSSADTAKWLAEGLDPAQPAVVGHKKGDAPAALAGAAKIVEAVYSYPHQNHAAMEPLNATALYTPEKCEVWTGTQNEEAARQAIAEATGLPIEKCDVHRVMMGGGFGRRLFMDNVRQAALIAKEFPGTPVKLLWSREEDMTHGAYHPVTQCRLVGAFDADNRVTGLRMRISGQSISASVRPQWVKDGVDPAVFQGLAATGEAQFGYDLPNLLIEHAMRNPPVPPGWWRGVNINQNAIYLECFIDELAHAAGADPVAFRKQLLAKQPKQRAVVEAVAERAGWEQPAAEGVYRGVACFMAFNSFVAAVAEITVSPANKIKISRIVAATDPGHVVNPAQIERQIAGSFVFGLSALFYGGITVKNGRVEQENFDAYDSMRLKDMPKVESVLAPSGGFWGGVGEPTICVAAPAVLNAYFAATGKRIRSAPLKDQQISFA, from the coding sequence ATGAGCAACGCCTTCCCCATGAACCGGCGCAACTTCGTCGTCGGCGGCGCAGCGCTCGGCGGCGGCCTCTCGCTGGGCCTCGCAGAGCCTTTGCGCGCCGACGCAGCCGAGGCGCCGGAGATCAACGCCTGGATCGTCGTCAAGCCGGACGACACGGTCGTCATCCGCATCGCGCGCGCCGAAATGGGACAGGGGACGCTGACCGGCCTCGCCCAGCTCGTTGCGGAGGAGCTCGATTGCGACTGGTCCAAAGTCACGACCGAATTTCCGACGCCCGGCCAGAGCGCCGCGCGGGGCCGCGTCTGGGGCGACTTCGTGACGGGCGGCAGCATGGGCGTGCGCGCGTCGCAGGACTACATGCGCAAAGGCGGCGCCGCAGCGCGACACATGCTGATTCAGGCGGCGGCCGACGCCTGGAAGGTTCCGGCGGCCGAATGCAGCGTCGACAAAGGCGTCATCGTCCATGCCGCCTCCGGCCGCTCCACGACCTATGGCAAGGTGGCGGAAGCCGCGGCCAAACTCGCGCCGCCCGCCGACGTTCCGCTCAAGGATCCTCGCGACTGGAAGATCGCCGGCAAGGCGATGAAGCGTCTCGACACGCTGGACAAGACAACCGGCAAGACGATTTACGGGATCGACGTCAAGCTGCCGGGGATGCTGAACGCGGCGATTAAGGCCTGCCCCGTCTTTGGCGGAACGCTGAAAAGCTTCGACGAAAACAAGATTGCCGGGTTTAAGGGGATCAAGAAAGTCCTGCGCGTCGGCGACAATGCGGTCGCCGTCGTCGCCGACAGCTGGTGGCGCGCCAAAACTGCGCTCGACGCGCTGCCGATGGTCTGGGACGAAGGCGCCAACGCCAAGACCTCCAGCGCCGACACGGCGAAATGGCTCGCCGAGGGGCTCGATCCCGCGCAGCCCGCGGTCGTGGGCCACAAGAAAGGCGATGCGCCGGCGGCGCTCGCCGGCGCGGCGAAGATCGTCGAAGCTGTCTACAGCTATCCGCATCAGAACCACGCCGCGATGGAGCCGCTGAACGCGACGGCGCTTTATACGCCCGAGAAATGCGAGGTCTGGACCGGCACGCAGAACGAGGAAGCCGCCCGCCAGGCGATTGCCGAGGCCACGGGGCTTCCGATCGAGAAATGCGACGTTCATCGGGTGATGATGGGCGGCGGCTTCGGCCGGCGTCTCTTCATGGACAATGTGCGTCAGGCGGCGCTGATCGCAAAGGAATTTCCGGGTACGCCGGTGAAGCTCTTGTGGTCCCGGGAAGAGGATATGACCCATGGGGCCTATCATCCGGTCACGCAATGCCGGCTCGTCGGGGCGTTCGACGCCGACAACAGGGTGACCGGCCTTCGCATGCGCATTTCGGGGCAGTCGATTTCCGCGAGCGTCAGGCCCCAATGGGTCAAGGATGGCGTCGATCCAGCCGTTTTCCAGGGGCTGGCGGCGACGGGCGAGGCGCAGTTCGGCTACGATCTGCCCAATTTGCTGATTGAACACGCCATGCGTAATCCGCCCGTGCCGCCTGGATGGTGGCGCGGCGTGAACATCAACCAGAACGCCATTTATCTTGAATGTTTCATCGACGAGCTGGCCCATGCCGCGGGCGCAGATCCGGTGGCCTTCCGCAAACAGCTCCTGGCGAAACAGCCGAAGCAGCGCGCCGTCGTCGAGGCGGTCGCCGAGCGGGCCGGCTGGGAGCAGCCCGCGGCCGAAGGCGTCTATCGCGGCGTCGCCTGTTTCATGGCCTTCAACAGCTTTGTCGCCGCGGTCGCCGAGATCACGGTGTCGCCCGCCAACAAGATCAAGATCAGCCGCATCGTCGCCGCGACGGACCCGGGCCATGTCGTCAATCCGGCGCAGATCGAGCGCCAGATCGCCGGCTCCTTCGTCTTCGGCCTTTCCGCGCTCTTTTACGGCGGGATCACCGTCAAGAACGGGCGGGTCGAGCAGGAGAATTTCGATGCTTACGATTCGATGCGCCTCAAGGACATGCCGAAGGTCGAAAGCGTCTTGGCGCCGAGCGGCGGTTTTTGGGGCGGGGTCGGCGAACCAACGATCTGCGTTGCGGCGCCGGCCGTGCTCAACGCCTATTTTGCGGCGACCGGCAAACGCATCCGATCCGCGCCGCTAAAGGACCAACAGATCAGCTTCGCCTGA
- a CDS encoding (2Fe-2S)-binding protein translates to MTVLVVNGKSVTLDVEEDTPLLWAVRESLGLTGSKYGCGIGACGACTVHVDGAAVRSCAVTVGEVAGRRVTTIEGLAENGLLHRVQQAWIDADVPQCGYCQSGMIMAVAALLEEKPQPTDAEIDAAITNICRCGTFQQVREAIHAAAKA, encoded by the coding sequence ATGACAGTCCTGGTCGTCAACGGAAAATCGGTCACGTTGGACGTCGAAGAAGACACGCCGCTGCTCTGGGCGGTTCGCGAGAGTCTCGGGCTGACTGGCTCTAAATATGGCTGTGGGATCGGGGCCTGCGGCGCCTGCACCGTCCATGTCGACGGCGCGGCCGTCCGCTCCTGCGCCGTGACCGTCGGCGAGGTCGCCGGCCGTCGCGTGACGACGATCGAAGGCCTTGCCGAGAACGGCCTGTTGCATCGCGTGCAACAGGCTTGGATCGACGCCGACGTCCCGCAGTGCGGCTATTGCCAGAGCGGCATGATCATGGCTGTCGCCGCCCTGCTCGAGGAAAAGCCGCAACCCACCGACGCCGAGATCGACGCCGCCATCACCAATATCTGCCGATGCGGAACCTTCCAACAGGTGCGCGAGGCCATCCACGCCGCGGCCAAGGCCTGA
- a CDS encoding HU family DNA-binding protein: protein MAKAKTTKAAATTKVSKAEAPAVRPVKETMTKSALINYIAEQNDLPRKTAAAVYATLEGVFLGSVHPKGVGEFTLPGLLKVTLRKVPARKAGTLVRNPATGEMVKAAAKPASVRVKIRALSKLKSAASK from the coding sequence ATGGCCAAGGCAAAAACCACCAAGGCTGCCGCGACCACGAAGGTCAGCAAGGCCGAGGCGCCCGCCGTTCGTCCGGTGAAGGAAACCATGACGAAATCGGCGTTGATCAATTATATCGCCGAGCAAAACGACCTTCCGCGCAAGACGGCCGCGGCCGTCTATGCGACGCTCGAAGGGGTTTTCCTCGGTTCGGTTCATCCCAAAGGCGTGGGCGAATTCACCCTGCCGGGTCTCCTGAAAGTGACGCTGCGTAAGGTGCCGGCGCGCAAGGCCGGCACGCTCGTGCGCAACCCGGCGACGGGCGAGATGGTTAAGGCCGCCGCCAAGCCCGCGAGCGTGCGCGTTAAGATCCGCGCGCTTTCGAAGTTGAAATCGGCGGCCTCGAAGTAA
- a CDS encoding 4Fe-4S dicluster domain-containing protein yields MHEITPRPEPRVIDAGGLQALIDLLRQQGRRVIGPAVSDGAIVYDEIEGVADLPRGFTDEQEPGRYALAQRDDGALFGYAVGPHSWKKFLHLPALRLWRAVRKGTEVTVEADAPSPQNVAFLGVRACELAAIAIQDRVLIGGSYVDPHYAARREGAFLVAVNCGKAGGTCFCVSMEAGPKVTRGFDLVLTELLFESAHLFLVEAGSQAGAEALAQLPGRAATEEELDAAEAVVAHTAATMGRDMPAEDVPALLMRNLQHPRWEEVAQRCLSCANCTMVCPTCFCTTVEEHNDLFGVESSRDRRWDSCFTMDYSYIHGGAVRPSVSSRYRQWMTHKLATWHEQFGTYGCVGCGRCITWCPVGIDITEETHAISASEKAGGHGLGEP; encoded by the coding sequence ATGCACGAGATCACTCCCCGCCCGGAGCCGCGCGTCATCGACGCCGGCGGACTACAGGCGCTCATTGACCTGTTGCGCCAGCAGGGCCGCAGAGTCATTGGCCCGGCCGTGAGCGACGGCGCGATCGTCTACGACGAAATCGAGGGCGTCGCCGACCTGCCGAGAGGCTTTACCGACGAGCAGGAGCCGGGGCGCTACGCCTTGGCGCAGCGCGACGACGGGGCGTTGTTCGGCTATGCGGTCGGTCCGCATTCGTGGAAAAAATTTCTTCATCTCCCGGCGCTGCGCCTCTGGCGCGCCGTGCGAAAAGGGACCGAGGTGACGGTCGAGGCTGACGCCCCGAGCCCACAGAACGTCGCCTTCCTCGGCGTTCGCGCCTGCGAACTCGCCGCCATCGCCATTCAGGACCGGGTGTTAATAGGCGGCTCCTACGTCGATCCACATTACGCCGCGCGGCGCGAGGGCGCCTTTCTCGTCGCCGTGAATTGCGGCAAGGCGGGCGGAACCTGCTTTTGCGTGTCGATGGAGGCAGGCCCCAAGGTCACGCGCGGTTTCGATCTCGTGCTCACCGAACTGCTTTTTGAAAGCGCCCATCTCTTCCTGGTCGAAGCAGGGTCCCAGGCGGGGGCGGAAGCGCTCGCGCAACTCCCGGGCCGCGCGGCGACCGAGGAAGAGCTTGACGCCGCCGAGGCTGTCGTCGCCCATACGGCGGCGACCATGGGGCGCGACATGCCGGCTGAAGACGTGCCCGCGCTTCTCATGCGCAACCTTCAGCATCCGCGCTGGGAGGAGGTGGCGCAGCGCTGCCTGTCCTGCGCCAATTGCACGATGGTCTGCCCGACCTGCTTCTGCACGACGGTCGAGGAGCACAATGATTTATTCGGCGTCGAGTCGTCGCGCGATCGGCGCTGGGACTCCTGCTTCACTATGGATTACTCTTACATCCACGGCGGAGCCGTGCGGCCGAGCGTGTCGTCCCGCTACCGCCAATGGATGACCCATAAGCTCGCCACCTGGCACGAACAGTTTGGAACCTATGGCTGCGTTGGCTGCGGCCGCTGCATTACCTGGTGCCCGGTCGGCATCGACATCACCGAAGAGACCCACGCCATCAGCGCGAGCGAAAAAGCGGGAGGGCACGGCCTTGGAGAACCTTGA
- a CDS encoding cyclic nucleotide-binding domain-containing protein, with amino-acid sequence MENLERILSEHPFFTDLDKGFVALACGCAKNARFEAGQFIFHEGEAADHFYLLREGRVALQISAPGRGASTFLTLGPGEVFGVNWLVPPYRWTCDARALDGARVIAMDTLCLRNKCEADHDLGYAIMKRLMPVLLERLHATRLQFLDLYGAHV; translated from the coding sequence TTGGAGAACCTTGAACGCATCCTCTCCGAGCATCCCTTTTTCACCGATCTCGACAAGGGCTTTGTCGCCCTTGCCTGCGGCTGCGCCAAAAACGCGCGTTTCGAGGCAGGGCAGTTCATCTTTCACGAAGGCGAGGCGGCGGATCATTTTTATTTGCTGCGAGAGGGGCGCGTGGCGCTGCAAATTTCCGCGCCGGGGCGGGGCGCCAGCACCTTCCTCACGCTCGGCCCGGGCGAAGTGTTCGGCGTTAATTGGCTTGTGCCCCCCTATCGATGGACCTGCGACGCCAGGGCGCTCGACGGCGCGCGCGTCATCGCCATGGACACGCTTTGCCTGCGCAATAAATGCGAGGCCGACCATGACCTCGGATACGCCATCATGAAGCGTCTCATGCCCGTCTTACTCGAGCGCCTGCATGCAACGCGGCTTCAGTTCCTCGACCTTTACGGCGCTCATGTCTGA
- a CDS encoding FAD/NAD(P)-binding protein — protein sequence MSDTAGVLKPASAAPPMAPRVAHVRRRRHDAPDAWTLELEMADGAPFNYAPGQFNMLTAFGVGEAAISVSGDPAKGPLIHTIRAVGPVSRALTKLAPGDPIGVRGPFGVGWPMAQAEGKDVLLVAGGLGLAPLRPALYRLLGERARYGKVTLLFGARRPDDIVFRREVESWRGRFDMEVEVTVDHAGPEWRGHVGVVTGLISRQAFDPSATIAMVCGPEVMMRFVAMSLVDRGLSEDFIYLSMERNMKCAIGHCGHCQLGPTFICRDGPVFTFTRLNPLLAVKEL from the coding sequence ATGTCTGACACGGCAGGCGTTCTCAAGCCCGCCTCCGCCGCGCCCCCAATGGCGCCGCGCGTCGCCCATGTGCGGCGCCGCCGTCACGATGCGCCCGACGCCTGGACCCTCGAACTCGAAATGGCGGACGGCGCGCCTTTCAATTACGCGCCCGGTCAGTTCAACATGCTGACGGCCTTCGGCGTCGGCGAAGCTGCGATCAGCGTGAGCGGGGACCCCGCCAAAGGCCCGCTCATCCATACGATCCGCGCCGTCGGCCCCGTTTCGCGCGCCCTGACCAAGCTTGCGCCAGGGGATCCGATCGGCGTGCGCGGACCGTTCGGCGTCGGCTGGCCGATGGCGCAGGCAGAGGGCAAGGACGTCCTTCTTGTCGCCGGCGGCCTCGGCCTCGCGCCGCTGCGTCCTGCGCTCTACCGTCTCCTCGGCGAACGCGCGCGCTACGGCAAGGTGACGCTTCTCTTTGGCGCCCGTCGGCCGGACGACATTGTCTTCCGCCGCGAGGTCGAGAGCTGGCGTGGGCGTTTCGACATGGAAGTCGAGGTGACCGTCGACCACGCCGGCCCCGAATGGCGCGGCCATGTGGGCGTCGTCACTGGATTGATTTCGAGACAGGCGTTCGACCCGTCGGCGACAATCGCCATGGTGTGCGGGCCGGAAGTGATGATGCGTTTCGTCGCGATGTCGCTCGTTGACCGGGGTCTTTCCGAGGACTTCATCTATCTCTCGATGGAGCGCAACATGAAGTGCGCAATCGGCCACTGCGGGCATTGTCAGCTCGGCCCGACCTTCATTTGCCGGGATGGGCCGGTGTTCACTTTCACACGTCTGAACCCCCTGCTTGCCGTCAAGGAGCTCTAA
- a CDS encoding oxidoreductase gives MAHRKPRLAVWKFASCDGCQLSLLDCEDELLAIAGALEIAYFPEATRGDVTGVYDLSLVEGSITTPHDAERILDVRHRSKKLVTIGACATAGGIQALRNFADVREYASVVYAHPEYIETLATSTAISQHVPVDFELRGCPINKGQLIDVVSAFLTGRRPNTPAQSVCIECKLKGNVCVMVARAVPCLGPVTHAGCGALCPSYDRGCYGCFGPKETPNAPSLSGWFERLGVDEKGLQRVYRTFNANAEPFRNESQRHDAQDHQG, from the coding sequence ATGGCGCACCGAAAGCCGCGCCTCGCCGTGTGGAAATTCGCCTCCTGCGACGGCTGCCAGCTTAGCCTGCTCGACTGCGAGGATGAACTGCTCGCCATCGCTGGGGCGCTGGAGATCGCCTATTTCCCCGAGGCTACGCGCGGCGACGTGACGGGCGTCTACGATCTTTCGCTCGTCGAGGGGTCGATTACGACCCCACATGACGCCGAGCGAATCCTGGACGTTCGTCATCGCTCGAAGAAGCTCGTGACCATCGGCGCCTGCGCCACGGCGGGCGGCATTCAGGCGCTGCGCAACTTTGCCGATGTGCGGGAATATGCATCGGTTGTTTACGCGCATCCCGAATATATTGAAACGCTCGCGACCTCCACGGCCATCTCACAACACGTGCCGGTCGATTTCGAATTGCGCGGCTGCCCGATCAACAAGGGCCAGCTGATCGACGTTGTCTCGGCCTTTCTCACCGGCCGCCGCCCGAATACGCCCGCGCAAAGCGTCTGCATCGAATGTAAGTTGAAGGGCAATGTCTGCGTTATGGTCGCGCGCGCGGTTCCCTGCCTGGGGCCAGTGACGCACGCGGGCTGCGGAGCCTTATGTCCCTCCTATGACAGGGGCTGCTATGGATGCTTCGGTCCAAAGGAGACCCCCAACGCGCCGTCCTTGAGCGGCTGGTTCGAGCGCCTGGGGGTGGATGAGAAGGGGCTGCAACGCGTTTACCGCACCTTCAACGCCAACGCGGAACCCTTCCGTAACGAAAGCCAACGCCATGACGCGCAAGACCATCAAGGTTGA